The following is a genomic window from Brevinematales bacterium.
AGTATTGCTTGAGGTCTTAGGTTAGCTTGTGCGATCATAGATACTGAAGCTTGAGCTAGTATTTGATTCTTTACGAAGTCACTCATTTCATATGCCATATCTGTGTCTCTTATTCTAGATTCTGCTGCTTGTAAGTTTTCGTACCCAATTAGAAGTGTTTTAGCTATTTTGTCAAGCCTATTTTGGTAGGCGCCTAAGTCTGCTCTTTGTTTGTTTACAATTTGGAGTGCTGAATCAATAGCACCTATGGAACGATTTGCTCCTTCTTGAGTCAATAGGTTAATTTTGTTTGTGCCGTCCTCTTGGAATAGATTAAGTCCTTTAGCTGTCATGTCTCCTATATTTATTAGGATTCTTTGGTCCATGTTGGCTCCTATATGAAACGATATGTTGGAAACGTTAGGAGCAAACCTTCC
Proteins encoded in this region:
- a CDS encoding flagellin, translated to LQRLRELSVQAGNGIYSDEDRTYMQVEVSQLIAEINRIASHAQFNGMNMLTGRFAPNVSNISFHIGANMDQRILINIGDMTAKGLNLFQEDGTNKINLLTQEGANRSIGAIDSALQIVNKQRADLGAYQNRLDKIAKTLLIGYENLQAAESRIRDTDMAYEMSDFVKNQILAQASVSMIAQANLRPQAIL